A genome region from bacterium includes the following:
- a CDS encoding phage tail sheath subtilisin-like domain-containing protein codes for MPANFLHGVETIEIKKGVRTIRTVKTAVIGLVGTAPIDTVAADYKTINQPVLITNETDAALYFGQPTSGFTIPAALNAIFDQGAGIVIVVNVFDPVTHETVAGVQTSDIIGTVTTQGKRTGLKALKDSYSLFGFYPKTIIVPKYCEDTAVATEINAVAGNIRAIGLIDAPVGTTPSQAITGRGASGTINFNFSSDRLVLCYPQLKVHDTASNTTKLEPYSQRLAGVIAAKDIEKGYHWSPSNTEIKGIIGVERNLTSMINDSTSEVNLLNEAGILTVFNSFGSGFRTWGNRSSAYPTNTDPTNFINIRRTADIIHESVEYSMLQFIDYPIDNGLIDSICESVNAFIRTLIGRGALIDGKCKFNSAKNSPTEIANGHLTFDIEFMPPTPAERITFESFINIELLRNLGQ; via the coding sequence ATGCCTGCAAACTTTTTGCACGGAGTCGAAACAATAGAAATCAAAAAAGGCGTTCGCACTATAAGGACAGTAAAGACTGCAGTTATCGGTCTTGTAGGAACAGCACCGATTGATACAGTCGCAGCAGATTACAAAACAATAAACCAGCCGGTATTAATCACTAATGAAACCGATGCCGCTTTATATTTCGGACAACCGACCAGCGGATTTACTATTCCTGCTGCTTTAAATGCAATTTTCGATCAGGGTGCAGGAATTGTAATTGTTGTAAATGTTTTTGATCCTGTAACTCATGAAACAGTTGCCGGTGTGCAAACTTCAGATATTATCGGAACGGTAACAACTCAAGGCAAACGCACAGGTTTAAAAGCACTTAAAGATTCGTATTCACTTTTTGGATTTTATCCAAAAACAATTATTGTACCAAAATATTGTGAAGATACAGCAGTTGCAACAGAAATAAATGCGGTTGCCGGAAATATCAGAGCAATAGGATTAATAGACGCTCCTGTCGGAACAACACCATCTCAAGCAATAACCGGCAGAGGTGCATCAGGAACTATTAACTTTAATTTTTCTTCTGACAGGTTGGTTTTATGCTATCCGCAATTAAAAGTTCATGACACTGCAAGCAACACAACAAAGCTGGAACCATACTCCCAAAGGCTTGCTGGAGTTATAGCAGCTAAGGACATAGAGAAGGGCTATCACTGGTCACCATCAAATACTGAAATCAAAGGAATTATCGGTGTTGAAAGAAATCTGACTTCTATGATTAACGATTCTACCTCAGAAGTTAATCTTTTAAACGAAGCCGGAATCTTAACAGTCTTTAATTCTTTCGGTTCAGGCTTTAGAACTTGGGGAAATAGAAGCTCCGCTTATCCGACAAATACTGACCCGACTAATTTTATCAATATCAGAAGAACGGCAGACATTATCCACGAAAGTGTCGAATATTCGATGCTGCAATTTATTGATTACCCGATAGACAACGGACTTATCGATTCAATTTGCGAGAGCGTTAATGCCTTTATTCGCACGCTTATCGGAAGAGGAGCTTTGATAGACGGCAAATGTAAATTTAATTCTGCAAAAAACTCCCCAACAGAAATAGCAAACGGACATTTAACATTCGACATTGAATTTATGCCGCCGACTCCGGCAGAAAGAATAACATTCGAAAGCTTTATAAATATTGAATTACTAAGGAATTTAGGGCAATGA
- a CDS encoding DUF1320 domain-containing protein gives MYCTLYDIKQQVSENTLIEITDDIQANEINTEIVDEAILYSETLIDGYLRGRYTLPLATIPVLIKIIAADLTVFRLYSRRFQTDMPESINDKYKNSVKLLEQIQKGIISLGIEVPASPPERGEYMTNKTSSDRIFTKSFINKFYR, from the coding sequence ATGTACTGCACTCTTTATGACATAAAACAGCAAGTTTCTGAAAATACTTTGATTGAAATTACTGACGATATTCAGGCAAATGAAATCAATACTGAAATTGTCGATGAAGCAATTCTGTATTCGGAAACTCTCATTGACGGGTATTTAAGAGGCAGGTACACACTTCCTTTAGCAACCATTCCTGTATTAATCAAGATTATTGCGGCAGATTTAACGGTTTTTAGGCTTTATTCAAGAAGATTTCAGACTGATATGCCTGAATCTATTAATGATAAGTATAAAAATTCAGTAAAACTGCTGGAGCAGATTCAAAAAGGAATCATTTCTCTTGGAATTGAAGTCCCTGCTTCACCTCCCGAACGTGGAGAATATATGACAAACAAAACTTCAAGTGACAGGATTTTCACAAAATCTTTTATTAACAAATTTTACAGGTAA
- a CDS encoding Gp37 family protein, with protein MTINEIENEIIERIKSKIADLHIEGFPEKPSEFRLTHPTGAILVHYQGGSYSDSKSVGCIYQDKKLEFSITVVTRNLRNHNGSYFYLDKVRQILTGFRPLVCSKMQPVKEDFISENNGIWQYSINFSLTTPTIEET; from the coding sequence ATGACTATTAACGAGATAGAAAATGAAATAATTGAGCGAATTAAAAGCAAAATCGCTGATTTGCACATAGAAGGCTTTCCTGAAAAACCGTCAGAGTTTAGATTAACCCATCCGACAGGCGCAATACTGGTTCACTATCAGGGCGGAAGTTACTCGGATTCAAAAAGTGTCGGCTGTATTTATCAGGACAAAAAACTTGAATTTTCTATCACCGTAGTTACAAGAAATCTCAGAAACCACAATGGTTCATATTTCTACCTTGATAAGGTCAGGCAGATTTTAACAGGTTTCAGACCTCTTGTTTGTTCTAAAATGCAGCCTGTAAAAGAAGATTTTATCTCTGAAAACAACGGAATCTGGCAGTATTCGATAAATTTTAGTTTAACAACACCAACAATAGAAGAAACTTAG